A genomic window from Peromyscus maniculatus bairdii isolate BWxNUB_F1_BW_parent chromosome 1, HU_Pman_BW_mat_3.1, whole genome shotgun sequence includes:
- the Calm3 gene encoding calmodulin-3, with product MADQLTEEQIAEFKEAFSLFDKDGDGTITTKELGTVMRSLGQNPTEAELQDMINEVDADGNGTIDFPEFLTMMARKMKDTDSEEEIREAFRVFDKDGNGYISAAELRHVMTNLGEKLTDEEVDEMIREADIDGDGQVNYEEFVQMMTAK from the exons ATG gCTGACCAGCTGACCGAAGAACAGATTGCAG AGTTCAAGGAAGCCTTCTCCCTCTTCGACAAGGATGGGGATGGCACCATTACTACCAAGGAGCTGGGGACTGTGATGAGGTCGCTGGGGCAGAACCCCACTGAGGCCGAACTGCAGGACATGATCAATGAGGTGGACGCTGACG gGAATGGGACCATTGACTTCCCAGAGTTCCTGACCATGATGGCcagaaagatgaaggacacagacaGTGAGGAGGAGATCCGAGAGGCCTTCCGTGTCTTTGACAAG GACGGGAATGGCTATATCAGTGCCGCCGAGCTGCGTCACGTGATGACGAACCTGGGGGAGAAGCTGACGGATGAGGAGGTGGATGAGATGATCCGAGAGGCTGACATTGATGGAGATGGCCAGGTCAATTATGAAG AGTTTGTACAGATGATGACTGCGAAGTGA